A window from Mya arenaria isolate MELC-2E11 chromosome 9, ASM2691426v1 encodes these proteins:
- the LOC128246359 gene encoding keratin-associated protein 16-1-like, with protein sequence MPGITCVRRDIRQRACLDDLIPHPMWCSDVCLDDVIPQPIWCNDTCSDDGIPQPIWCNDACLDDGISHPIWCNDASLDDGIPHPIWCNDACLDDGITQPIWCNDACLDDGITQAKWCNDACSDGGITQPIWCNHACSDDSITKPVGCNDACLDGGITQPIWCNHACSDDSITKPVGCNDACLDGGITQPIWCSDACSDDGITQPIWCNDACLDDSITEPIWCNDACSYIVVTRGESKIQLCEHPT encoded by the coding sequence ATGCCTGGTATCACGTGTGTACGACGAGACATCAGACAACGAGCCTGCTTGGACGATTTAATTCCACATCCAATGTGGTGTAGTGATGTATGCCTGGATGATGTTATTCCACAGCCGATATGGTGTAATGATACCTGCTCGGATGATGGAATTCCACAGCcgatatggtgtaatgatgcctgCTTGGATGATGGAATTTCACATCcgatatggtgtaatgatgccagCTTGGATGATGGAATTCCACATCcgatatggtgtaatgatgcctgCTTGGATGATGGAATTACACAGCcgatatggtgtaatgatgcctgCTTGGATGATGGAATTACACAGGCGAaatggtgtaatgatgcctgCTCGGATGGTGGAATTACACAGCCGATATGGTGTAATCATGCCTGCTCGGATGATAGCATTACAAAACCGGTAGGGTGTAATGATGCCTGCTTGGATGGTGGAATTACACAGCCGATATGGTGTAATCATGCCTGCTCGGATGATAGCATTACAAAACCGGTAGGGTGTAATGATGCCTGCTTGGATGGTGGAATTACACAGCCGATATGGTGTAGTGATGCCTGCTCGGATGATGGAATTACACAGCcgatatggtgtaatgatgcctgCTTGGATGATAGCATTACAGAACcgatatggtgtaatgatgcctgTTCGTATATTGTAGTTACACGAGGCGAAAGCAAAATACAGCTCTGTGAACACCCAACGTGA